From a region of the Daphnia pulicaria isolate SC F1-1A chromosome 1, SC_F0-13Bv2, whole genome shotgun sequence genome:
- the LOC124313054 gene encoding homeobox protein caupolican-like: protein MTTMSSYTQFGYPYSAASQLLMSTGSPSGGGTASSSSSSSSSSSSAAALAAPGAASPGSGGDSVNADGPATTATTTTTSSSSNNLNASAGSGSASPCCDSGRPLVTDPVTGQTVCSCQYERLQALQNGLAAGYGPAAAAAAARLAAVSSAVTGVTGLHGVYSAAYPSSDQNPYPSLGMDSTTAFYSSLTNPYSLKEAGTGGSDVSAWSTAPGLHQSAQGYYPYDPALAAYGYGASYDLAARRKNATRESTATLKAWLSEHKKNPYPTKGEKIMLAIITKMTLTQVSTWFANARRRLKKENKMTWEPKNRNDDDDDDDCGSGRSDDESSSPVHGNKQHQSGTNKKMKHSKIDKDDVDDKSDCDDDSRGSVSPHSIGSNSLNHLVHPHHHHHHLVHPSHHQHHHHGSGDVSVSVSVSNLMNNTYHHHAQQMAGYAAAHQHGMMDMHQQHQQQLSSPTSSSAAKPKIWSLADTAACKTPPPPPGHQVAGNSSGGGGSSGSSMMAAAMMHPAAAAAAAAAAAAHHHHHHLAAVGPANHHSWFSGVNGPMSSMATMTGAGSSAMMNGMSNMAAMNAKMAAGFGSYGRYPSLTGYGNSAGYSSASAGSASAAYNGYTDAVQTDTPPQTPPNLKLNANSLGQHQYHPYVSPQQQQQQQQQQQQQQRLSSMPLPPTMSGLSASAVDPSSEMPSPGSASARSSQQQHSNLPMAAPSTTPSASSTSSAMMTSVAQPQQQHGSPGSSGNESSSSTAFRPVYRTSPIGGAGYPS, encoded by the exons ATGACCACCATGTCGAGTTACACACAGTTCGGCTACCCGTACAGCGCCGCATCACAG ttATTGATGTCGACGGGAAGTCCGTCGGGTGGCGGAACGGCCTCAtcgtcctcctcttcctcATCTTCCTCCTCATCGGCGGCCGCATTGGCCGCACCGGGAGCCGCCAGTCCCGGAAGCGGTGGTGACAGCGTCAACGCCGATGGGCCGGCcaccacagcaacaacaacgacaacttcgtcgtcgtcaaacAACCTCAACGCTTCGGCCGGCTCCGGCTCGGCCTCTCCGTGCTGCGATTCCGGCCGTCCACTAGTGACGGACCCGGTGACCGGCCAGACGGTCTGCTCGTGCCAGTACGAGCGTCTGCAAGCCCTGCAGAATGGCCTGGCCGCCGGTTACGgtccggccgccgccgccgctgccgcccgCCTAGCCGCCGTCTCGTCGGCCGTGACGGGCGTGACCGGCCTCCACGGCGTCTACAGCGCCGCCTACCCATCCTCCGACCAGAACCCTTACCCCAGCCTGGGCATGGACAGCACCACGGCCTTTTACTCCTCACTG ACGAATCCGTATTCATTGAAGGAAGCTGGAACGGGAGGCAGTGACGTGTCGGCCTGGTCGACGGCCCCTGGACTCCACCAATCGGCCCAGGGTTATTATCCCTACGATCCAGCCCTAGCCGCTTATGG ATACGGGGCCAGCTACGATTTGGCGGCCCGTCGGAAGAACGCCACCCGCGAATCGACGGCGACGCTCAAGGCCTGGCTGTCTGAGCACAAGAAGAACCCGTACCCGACCAAAGGTGAGAAGATCATGCTGGCCATCATCACCAAGATGACGCTGACCCAAGTGTCGACTTGGTTCGCCAACGCCCGTCGCCGGCTCAAAAAGGAGAACAAAATGACGTGGGAGCCAAAGAAccgcaacgacgacgacgacgacgacgattgcGGCAGCGGACGCTCAGACGACGAGTCCTCGTCGCCCGTCCACGGCAACAAACAACATCAGTCCGGCACcaataaaaagatgaaacaCTCCAAAATCGACAAAG ATGACGTCGATGACAAAAGCGACTGCGACGACGACTCGAGGGGCTCCGTTTCTCCGCATTCCATCGGCAGCAATTCGCTGAACCATTTGGTCCAtccgcaccaccaccaccatcacctggTCCACCCGTCGCatcaccagcaccaccaccacggcaGTGGCGATGTGTCCGTCTCCGTGTCCGTCTCCAATTTGATGAACAACACCTACCACCACCATGCCCAGCAGATGGCCGGCTACGCTGCCGCCCATCAGCACGGCATGATGGACATGcaccagcagcaccagcagcagctctcctCGCCCACCTCGTCGTCGGCGGCCAAGCCGAAAATCTGGTCGCTGGCCGACACGGCGGCCTGCAAGACGCCACCGCCTCCGCCCGGCCACCAGGTGGCCGGCAACAGTTCCGGCGGAGGCGGCAGTTCCGGCAGTTCCATGATGGCGGCGGCCATGATGCATccagcggcagcggcggccgccgcagccgccgccgcagcccatcaccaccaccaccatttgGCGGCCGTCGGTCCGGCCAATCATCACTCCTGGTTCTCGGGAGTCAACGGACCGATGAGCTCCATGGCCACCATGACCG GTGCGGGCAGCAGCGCCATGATGAACGGCATGTCCAACATGGCGGCCATGAACGCCAAAATGGCCGCCGGATTCGGATCGTACGGACGGTATCCGAGTCTGACCGGCTACGGCAACTCGGCCGGATACTCATCCGCCTCAGCCGGATCGGCTTCCGCCGCCTACAATGGATACACGGACGCCGTCCAGACGGACACTCCGCCGCAGACTCCGCCCAATCTCAAGTTGAACGCCAACAGCCTGGGCCAGCACCAGTACCACCCATACGTTTccccgcaacaacaacagcaacaacaacagcaacaacaacaacaacagcgttTGAGTTCTATGCCACTGCCACCGACCATGTCCGGCTTGAGTGCGTCGGCCGTCGATCCTTCGTCGGAGATGCCCAGCCCGGGCTCGGCATCTGCCCGATCATCCCAGCAACAACACAGTAACCTGCCAATGGCGGCCCCATCCACCACTCCCTCGgcgtcgtcgacgtcgtcggCCATGATGACGTCCGTCGCCCAGCCGCAACAGCAGCACGGCTCGCCCGGCAGCAGTGGCAACGAATCATCGTCTTCGACAGCCTTCCGTCCCGTCTACCGAAC gtCTCCTATTGGCGGAGCGGGTTACCCGTCATGA